Sequence from the Rhinatrema bivittatum chromosome 6, aRhiBiv1.1, whole genome shotgun sequence genome:
gcatgctcagtgtgccattaaagttctagaaactttgacaagtgttccgtgagagggctccatctgatgatgtcacccatctgtgaggactaacatcctgctgtccagggagagcacctgttacaggtaagcaactctgctttctggcaTATCcacctaacttagggggtcatttatcaaaatgctatatgacgtttttgcatgcattaaaggcattttttgcgtGCGAAAAGGCCATTAGCACGTACCAAAGCACCATAACgcttggtgcgatgcaaatgagaaaaagggggggatttttggccaagtgggtTGGGCTCACAGTTtagcgaagccatatcgcacggctttactcaaatgaaaaaggtgtagttaaaatttgcgttaaagccgtgcgatatggctttattgcatgTTGCAATGTTTTCGCACATGCCCAGGtggagagtctatcaagctaggttgagagaacattgcacaaatctcatctttgggtgagtttcctcactccgaaggtcatcaaatcttcacaagagagcactgttctgttcgtacatgttactttgaatgtcaaagtggcccctaacccctacactaatacctaaacctcacctcgagttactagatgggcctccaatagagatataaatacctgtctagtgtgcgggcattatggctaggcagtctctctctcttgctctctctctccccctccccctccccctcccattctggcacttattgcaaagtgtgaaaaaattTATCATAatttgtgctaagatagtgcttcgcataggtattagtgcaaattgcgataaactgcctcgtaccataaaacacacctcttttcctatcacatgcgatatttagtgcattttgataaatccaggccttagctagaTAAGGCTGTATATTGACATTtacccaaagttagctggataagtagcaccaccCTAAAATGCCTCTGtcccacccctcacttctccAAATAACATTTTAGCTCGATAAaacgttatccagataagtgaagGCCTCTGAATATGGCCGAATATTGAAATgggccacttagccggataagtctaaacTTATCTGACGAAGTggcgctgaatattggcctcttaatGCAATCTTTGGTTTTTTATCAGGAGCATATAATtaaatcagaatttttaaatgATTCAATTTATACCTCTCAAGCTGCTGAATAACTAATGTAGAATTGTGATTTTCAGTACTTATCAGGACGTGTAGTAGGTTGATATTGTTGAAATATGTAGTGATGAATGAATTGATTAGGGTACGTGAGCTATGAGAGATGCAATGGCAAGTTCTTTTGTGTAAATTGATGAACTATGGAGAACTTGTATATGACTTATGTAGTACCAACAGGGGATATTACATTTTAAGTTTGATTTTGTTGGTTGCATgtaataattttaaatttgtttttacctatttaatttttaaaattgtccaaaaataTAATTGTCAGTTTGAAGCAGAAATCACAtacaaataatatatataaatgttgTAATTTCTTATTTAGATTAACAGTCTAAAGTGCCCGCATGTTAGTCAATGATTTTTTTCCAGAAATTAATACATTCTGAGACTTAATCATAAAGGAATATTGAGTTAAATACTTTTCATATTTGAAAGAGGATATGAGAAATAAATGGAAGTGTACTTAATAGATTTTTGGTAAGAATTGAATGAAAGGGATTAATAAGAAGATTAAGGCAGATAAATTGAAAGAAGtaagcatatatatttttttaattttgaaactttttaatgttttgttttatttggatAACAAGGGAAATTGGTTTATAGGCATTAATAATACAGCTATGATAAGGATGAAGAATAGAATCAGTTATTTATGTTCCAGCCCACTATACTAAAGTAGGGTTAAGATAGGAAGAATTCTGGATACTGGAATTATCACACTTTCCTGTTAAAATATCTTTATTGTCTACAAAGTAGGGAAGAAGGCTTTTGTTTAATGACCTATCAAATGTATTTGTATAGATTTGAATATGAAAACTCTATAGATGTTTTACATTCTCAACAGCTTATTTTTGTAATAATAGGTGCAACTCCAGTGGTACCTACGCGAGCAGCAACTCCAAGATCAGTGAGGAATAAATCACACGAAGGAATTACAAATTCTGTGCTGCCAGAATGTAAGAATCCATTTAAATTAATGATGGGGGCATCAAATGCCATGGGTAGGCTTTATGTGCAAGAACAGACTGGGAGTCAGCAACAAGAACTTCATTCTAATTATCCCAGGCAGAGATTGGGCAGCAATGAACATGGGCAGAAATCTCCGTATCGTGGGAATCATGGTGGAATGCCCAGTCCAGCTTCATCAGGATCACAAATCTATGGTGATGGTTCAATATCTCCTAGGACTGATCCACTTGGAAGTCCTGATGTTTTCACAAGGAATAATCCCAATTTTCATGGAGCACCTAATTCTAGTCCTATTCACATGAGCAGAACACCTCTGTCTCCACCTGGTGTAGTGCTACATGGTTCACCTGTGCAGTCATCTTGTGCAATGGCTGGAAGGACTAATATACCTCTTTCCCCAACCTTGACTACAAAAAGTCCAGTGCTAAAAAAACCCATGTGTAATTATTCAACAAATATGGAAATACCACGAACAATGTTTCACCATAAACCATCACAAggcccacctcctcctccatcttGTGCTCTTCAGAAAAAGTTATTAACATCAGAAAAAGATCCACTTGGCATTCTTGACCCCATACCTAGTAAACCAGTGAATCAGAATCCTGTTATCATCAATCCAGCTGGTTTCCATTCAAATGTTCACTCTCAGGTACCCGTGATGAATGTAAGCATGCCACCTGCTGTGGTCCCTTTGCCAAGTAATCTCCCTTTGCCAATAGTTAAACCTGGCCACATGAATCATGGGAGTCATGTACAAAGAGTCCAGCATTTGGCTTCCACATCCCTGTCTCCTTCGCCTGTAACATCCCCAGTGCATATGATGGGATCTGGAATTGGAAGGATTGAGGCATCTCCCCAAAGATCACGCTCATCTTCCACATCATCAGATCATGGAAGTTTTATCGTGCCTCAGTTAGGGCCACAATCCAGTTGTAGTGGTATTAAAGTTCCTCCCAGGTCACCGCGGTCAGCTATAGGATCTCCAAGATCATCAATGCCATCAAGCCCTTCAACTAAGCCTGATGGACTTCATCAATACAAAGACATCCCAAATCCACTGATAGCTGGAATGAATAATGTATTGAATCCTCCATGCAATTCAGTTTTCCCATCTGTGTCTGGTGGCAGTGGCCCTTTAAAAAGTCAGCCAGGTTTGCTGGGAATGCCTTTAAATCAGATCTTGAACCAGCACAATGCTGCCTCTTTTCCAGCAAGTAGTTTACTCTCAGCAGCAGCCAAAGCACAGCTAGCAAATCAAAACAAACTTGCTGGTAACAACAATAGCAGCACTAACAATTCTGGATTTGTTGCCAGTGGTAACAACAATGAAGGTCATAGCACTTTAAATACCATGTTTCCTCCTACTACCAATATACTTCTACCAACTAGTGAAGGGCAAAGTGGTCGAGCAGCACTACGAGATAAACTTATGTCTCAGCAAAAAGACCCTTTAAGAAAAAGGAAACCACCAACAACCACAGTATTGAGCTTGCTTAGACAGTCTCAGATGGAAAGCTCTGGAGTCTCTAAATCTGGACCTGATTTGATAAGGAAACAAGGGCAAAGTTCATTTCCCATAAATTCAATGTCACAATTATTACAGTCCATGAGTTGTCAAAGCTCTCATATGGGTAGCAATAGTACCACTGGTTGTGCAAACTCGGATACTGTTTTGTCTTGCTCTGCTAACCAGTTACATTTTACAGATAACCTGAACTCTGCCACTGTTCACAATTCATTGGCACAGAATTTACCTTTAAGAGGGGAAAATGTGCACCACCAAAATGCAAATACAAACTTTATCCATGGTGGTAGTTCAATTGCAAGCAACCAGCTTTCAGGCTTAATAAATCAAATGCAAACTAGTGGAAACTGTGGGATGCTCACTCATTCAGGAATATCTTTAGGAAACTCATTACATCCGAACCCACCTCTATCAAGAATCCAAACATCAACTGCTTCGGTGATACCAAACAGCATTGTTAGCTGCTGTAGTCAGACGAGTTCTGATACAGGTATGATTATATTTTGAAATGGTAGCAAAAATTAGTTTTTATGCAAGTTTTAAATTTATCTAAATGTAAATCACTTAATAAGAAAGTACTTGTCTTTTATTGGTTCTTATTTATTCATTATAAACTATGCTggtatttttcttaaaaaaaatttaatttttctgaAGAAAGCATGTAGTTGTGTTTTTAAGAATTTATGAGTCCCAGTGCATTGTTACACATTTTTATGTCTATAATTTGTtcagtttaaaaaatgtgataGAAATAAGATTTTGTTTCTTgctgcatcctttttttttttcttttttaaaggaaaaaggaCATAGTTTTTCTTTTAACTACCTTTGTCAATATACTGAAAGATTCTATCTTCAGGAAATTATTTATATGCAtcttaaaacataaaattaaatagtTAAGCGAATACTTTTAGGTGAAAAACATTTGTAAATTATATCCTCTTCTTAACCCCCAATTAATTTTTGTCATTCCTAATATTTATTTCTCCACCATTGTTTTTATTATACCAGAAATGCTTTTCTAAAAATTCATGTAtacttttatactttttttttttcatttttgtacaGCTTTTTCACTCTTTAGTGTTAAACATTTCACTGACATATTGGTGATATCACTTTCATTGGAATTCAACATCACTGAAAAATTATAGAATGAAGGCAAGCTGGTCTAAAAAGAAAgattatatttgcatacacttttGAATAATCATCTTTGATGGTGAAGATAAAATGGATTTCGTCAACTGTCTTGACATATATTTGTTATAGCTTTTTTCATTGGCGATATGTTATATCAGAATAGGGATACATACCAAAAATGCCTCTTGTGTGTTAAGCTTTAAGTGGTGCAGATGTAAATGTCCTATTTTGCATTCTTGATGGTGATAACTTTTCCAACTAGAGATtgaatttatttttctgaatGTAGATTACGTAGCATACAAATAGGCTGCAAAACTATGATTCAGTTACTAAAGGTAGGAAATAAAATGTAGTTGACCTTGGAATCTAAGGCCACAAGCAAGCGGTTGCTCTCCAGTACACCAGCAGATGGATTTAATAGTATCTCTGCAGTTATGCCACCTTTTATATTTACTTTAAAGAATGTTGACTATCCTAAATCTGATTGCATGTACTATATTTCTGTTGCTTCATTCAAAGAGTAACAAACCAAACTGTATTTAAACTGGTGACCTAATGTGATTGGTTCTGAGGAACCCAGTTTCTCTCATATCAACTTTAAAAATCTTCAAGGAAATTTAGGAGACAGTACAGAAAAATATACAGTCTAATGAGAACACAGAGAAGCCAAGAAATTTAGTTTTGAGGGCACAGCTGAACATGCTGTGAAATGGGTTGATTATTTTAATCCATGTGTCCATgtcaccaaaatgaaaaaaaaaaaccctaatttGTGCTTATCTTGGCAACCAACATCTCAGCGAAGGCCAAAAACTGAATGTGTATGCAAACTGTAATAGTTATTTTGTCCTTTCTGATAGACTGTTTAGCATCAGGGCTGAAGCACCCTCACAAAACATTATAGGGAATCTTGCACTGCTACTGCCTGCGGTACACTCAATTTTTGTGTGTAATGTGTGGACTTCAGTTTCTAGTGCCATCAACTTTTTATAAATCCCAATTCCAGAAATATCCCTATTGATCCGATACTtatatcaatttatttattgtatttctatttgtTACTCACTCTGGGGGAAAAATTGCTCCCTTTTATGTGGTATTGCGAAtcaatttaaatatattatttattcaaAACACCAAAAACTTTTTTTAAGGAAAGggtggaaagtttcatatatttttcaATGTCATTACCACCATGTAATGTACTGCTTTTAATCATTAACGATCCACCTCCTTCCTGatgtttttgattatttttataagACATGTGCCAaagtgatttattttaaaaggttttgcaaCTATTTGTTCAACCAATATTATGTCAGTTATCCTTTTAACAGCTAAGAATAGCAGGCTTGTCTTCAGATTTTCCTTACTTCATAACTTGTGGCGAAAGACAGTCCTTATATTCAATGTAAGAAAATCACCTTATTATATGATGTTTCTTAGTGCCATAAATTCCGGCTAAAAACGATTCTTATAATAAATGTAAAGAACCGACTTATCTTAAAGACTGTCGATGTCCAcccaacaaggccttgtttcagACCGAGTCTTTCCTCAGGAGATGTACCTGGTTTACTAGAAAGTTGGATTTACAAGTCCATAAACTTTTAACGATTTTTTTCTGTGGCTTTTTCATGCCGTCGGATTACTCATGTTTTTTCTCTTCACCTCCTCGATTGAAGATTGCAAGGGTTCCTGTCTTCTCTTAAACGCTCTAAATGTGCACAACTCAGCTAATCCTTTATATACTCCTACCCTTCATTCAAAACCAACCAATCACTCATGCGTAGTTTGCTGTTGACTCCTATTGTCAGACTAATGCATTCCAGTCCAGCTTTTCATTTAAGCCATGCGGCGTTTTGAGTTTTTAAGGTGAATATCCAAAACGATTCCCGGTGGTTTAGTATATTCAAACGGTTTCCTCCCCGTGGGGACTCCTTTCCTTGATCTATAATGGTCCACTATAAATATGTAAATTGGTGTTGGAATTATAGACAGTGGAAGACTATCTGTGCCGTGATGGTCTGTGTGTTAAGCCAAGACTTGTGTTCATTTAAACACATTCTCATGCGGCGAATCATTCTGCCTATATATACTTTTGGACATGGGCAAATGCTGGAAGCACCGGCAGTTTTTGTAGATCAGTGGTTACAACATATGTGAAATAGATGCAATCATACGTTAAAGACACTTCACACTTTTTACAAAAACTACAACAATTACCCAGTACTCTGCAAGTACATTATTGGATAACCATGGACATTTCAGCACTGTACACCAATATACCCCAAGTGGAAGGTATCAAGTGATACAACATGTTTTAGAGAACAGAATGGGATATCAACGGGTTTCATCTACATTCATATtacaattaacagaattaattttACAAAACAATTATTTCATTTTTGAAGACGAAGTTTTCCAACAGATACATGGGGTCCCCATGTGGTCACCCTTGGCACCTACAGTGGCCAATTTATATATGACACAATTCGAGGAACAAGACATTTATAAATCAATGTGGTGGCAACATATTGTGAGTTGGAGTCGTTTAATAGATGACATTTTCATATTGTGGCAGGGGACAGAGGACATGTTGAAACAATTTGGCAATTGGATTAATACAGTTGATGTCAACTTACAATTCTCAGTACAGTATTCAGATTCACAGGTATCCTTTCTGGATGTGTCAGTTAATTTAATTAACGGACAATTTCATACAACAGTATTTCGCAAAAAGACAGACCATAATAATTTACTCCGATTTCACAGCCACCATCCGTATAAATTTAAATGTGGGCTGCCAGTCAACCAATTTTTTCGAATTGGACGCATTTGTTCTGACACCATGGAGTTTGAAAAACAAGCTGAGATTTTAAGCAAAAGATTCCTTCAACGAGGTTACCCAAAACACGTGGTAAAGAAAGCATACAAGTGGGCTAAATTCTCAGACAGACACTCCTTATTATCTTATAAACCCAAAAAGGATACATCAGAATTGGTCTGTGTACTTAAGCAAACCACAGCAACATCTGTGATAGCAACAGCAATTCACCAGCATTGGCATCTTTTAAAGCTACATGACATCTTTCAAAATCCCCCATTAATAGTGACAACTAGAGGGAGCAATTTGCGAGATAAGCTAGTACATGCACATTCACTGATCTACAAAAAGGAGG
This genomic interval carries:
- the MBD5 gene encoding methyl-CpG-binding domain protein 5 isoform X5; the protein is MNGGKECDVGDKNGGPPTVQVPVGWQRRVDQNGVLYISPSGFLLACLEQVKTYLLSDGTCKCGLECPLILPKVFNFDPGAAVKQRTAEDVKADEDVTKLCIHKRKIIAVATLHKSMEAPHPSLILTSPGGGTSATPVVPTRAATPRSVRNKSHEGITNSVLPECKNPFKLMMGASNAMGRLYVQEQTGSQQQELHSNYPRQRLGSNEHGQKSPYRGNHGGMPSPASSGSQIYGDGSISPRTDPLGSPDVFTRNNPNFHGAPNSSPIHMSRTPLSPPGVVLHGSPVQSSCAMAGRTNIPLSPTLTTKSPVLKKPMCNYSTNMEIPRTMFHHKPSQGPPPPPSCALQKKLLTSEKDPLGILDPIPSKPVNQNPVIINPAGFHSNVHSQVPVMNVSMPPAVVPLPSNLPLPIVKPGHMNHGSHVQRVQHLASTSLSPSPVTSPVHMMGSGIGRIEASPQRSRSSSTSSDHGSFIVPQLGPQSSCSGIKVPPRSPRSAIGSPRSSMPSSPSTKPDGLHQYKDIPNPLIAGMNNVLNPPCNSVFPSVSGGSGPLKSQPGLLGMPLNQILNQHNAASFPASSLLSAAAKAQLANQNKLAGNNNSSTNNSGFVASGNNNEGHSTLNTMFPPTTNILLPTSEGQSGRAALRDKLMSQQKDPLRKRKPPTTTVLSLLRQSQMESSGVSKSGPDLIRKQGQSSFPINSMSQLLQSMSCQSSHMGSNSTTGCANSDTVLSCSANQLHFTDNLNSATVHNSLAQNLPLRGENVHHQNANTNFIHGGSSIASNQLSGLINQMQTSGNCGMLTHSGISLGNSLHPNPPLSRIQTSTASVIPNSIVSCCSQTSSDTGDMASMNSTLNNHQLTHLQSLLNNHQMFPSNQQQLLQGYQHLQEFQGQPPIPGPANNPNPMACLFQNFQVQMQENDAHLNKRMNTQTGMSSLPENSNTTVPPFQDASCNLPQRTEPVLEQAAKNRLSVAGQSDTSVDAIYKAVVDAASKGMQVVITTAVNSTTQMSPIPALSAMSAFTASIGDPMNLSSAVNAVIHSRNFGGSDHDSRIRNAKGTRMRKNSDQGKNSSEGDAFEYFKSTGCNTLKKHWEGEQNPGGDINRWKCEEYLDHSTHIHTSPCQSRSNNVSMMPLLHGEQQQILLPPRNCQNDDILEENFAFNHCKRTMISFKERLENTVERCAHINGNRPQQTRGYGELLSIPKQDLTIEEQSPSSSNSLESSLVKDYIHFNGDFNAKSINGCAPSPSDTKSISSEDDLRIPDSPSSHELLRYRPRTLNVGDLVWGQIKGLTSWPGKLVREEDVHNPCQQNLEDGKVWVMWFGVHTFTQVEPERLKTLTEGLEAYNRARKRNRKSVKLNNHLEAAIHEAMSELDKMSGNVHQIPPRDRQVKPSKPKRRKISR